The Sporomusa termitida genome has a window encoding:
- a CDS encoding aspartate aminotransferase family protein yields the protein MSNVFYRAVNKEYLEVDYGEGIYLYDTAGNKYIDACAGAAVANLGHAHPGVLAAMAEQARKVAFSHLSRWTSKPIQELADLVAALAPASLNKLYLVSGGSEATEAALKMARGYFVERDGQSAKYRIISRWKSFHGNTIGSLSMTGDKRRKQYTPLLLNFPHIAPAYCYRCPFGKCQETCQVDCALDLERAVKMEGAESVAAFIAEPVGGAACGAIVPHKDYFKIIRQICDHYDILLIDDEVMAGFGRTGSMFSIADWGVVPDMICAAKGMSAGYSPLGAVIARQEIYDAFKQGSGVFVHGHTYGGNPLSAAVALAVVKALVADNIAENSRTIGDYLLAQMQAKLLPFAFVGDVRGKGLLLGVEIVRDKKTKEPFPVAMGMAEKLAVALLRQGVIVYPGTGNADGENGDQFLLAPPLIITKEQADELIAAMVAGFREFEKNIGQFK from the coding sequence ATGAGTAATGTGTTTTATCGGGCGGTAAATAAAGAGTACCTGGAGGTCGACTACGGGGAAGGCATTTATTTGTATGATACTGCCGGTAATAAGTATATTGATGCCTGTGCCGGTGCGGCTGTGGCCAACCTTGGGCATGCCCACCCGGGGGTGCTGGCGGCGATGGCCGAGCAGGCCCGGAAAGTGGCCTTCAGCCATTTGTCCCGTTGGACATCAAAGCCTATTCAGGAATTAGCGGATCTGGTAGCGGCGTTGGCACCGGCTTCTCTGAATAAGCTGTATTTGGTATCCGGCGGCTCGGAAGCGACGGAGGCAGCCCTAAAAATGGCCCGTGGTTACTTTGTAGAACGGGATGGACAGAGCGCAAAATACCGCATTATTTCCCGCTGGAAGAGCTTTCATGGCAATACAATCGGCTCCCTGTCAATGACCGGTGATAAACGCCGTAAACAATACACACCCTTGCTGCTCAATTTTCCCCATATTGCCCCAGCCTATTGTTATCGCTGTCCTTTCGGCAAATGCCAGGAAACCTGTCAGGTGGATTGCGCTCTGGATTTGGAGCGGGCCGTTAAAATGGAAGGGGCCGAATCTGTTGCCGCCTTTATTGCCGAGCCGGTGGGCGGTGCAGCCTGCGGCGCGATTGTCCCCCATAAAGATTATTTTAAAATTATCCGCCAGATTTGCGATCATTATGATATCTTGCTGATTGATGACGAGGTAATGGCTGGTTTTGGCCGCACCGGCTCCATGTTCAGCATTGCCGACTGGGGTGTGGTGCCTGATATGATTTGTGCCGCCAAGGGGATGAGTGCCGGTTATTCTCCCCTGGGCGCCGTAATCGCCAGGCAGGAGATCTACGATGCGTTTAAACAGGGGTCAGGCGTGTTTGTGCATGGCCACACCTATGGCGGCAATCCCTTATCGGCGGCAGTCGCACTCGCGGTGGTTAAAGCTTTGGTTGCAGACAACATCGCAGAAAACTCCCGGACCATTGGTGACTATTTACTGGCTCAAATGCAGGCGAAATTATTGCCGTTCGCTTTTGTTGGCGACGTACGGGGCAAAGGCTTGTTGCTTGGCGTTGAAATTGTCAGGGATAAAAAGACGAAAGAGCCGTTTCCGGTGGCGATGGGTATGGCTGAAAAGCTGGCAGTCGCGTTGCTCAGACAGGGGGTAATTGTCTATCCGGGCACAGGCAATGCGGACGGGGAAAACGGGGACCAGTTTCTGCTGGCGCCGCCGCTCATCATTACCAAAGAGCAGGCCGATGAGCTGATTGCCGCCATGGTGGCCGGGTTTAGAGAATTTGAAAAAAATATAGGCCAGTTTAAGTAA
- a CDS encoding LysR family transcriptional regulator → MELRQLQIFYAAAQTLNFTKAGLKLGYAQSNITGQIRQLEDELQVKLFERMGRGIQLTHDGQKFLENVKHILDLCTKAKGEFLPQVVRGVLNIGAAETVCVYRLPQILTEYRKLYPQVEIRVQTESCEHFFELIKASTIDVALVLTDSVKAPEMTVRTLHDEQLTAVASPFHPLARQKKITPQALAGHCLITTLPGCGYRPLILAMFKEQAVKPGAVMELSSIGAIRQCTICGLGIAFLPKIAVTDDIDRNNLLELDWCGPAFKVRTQLIYHREKWLTPAMRAFIELAGANPYSPDSRDAV, encoded by the coding sequence ATGGAACTACGTCAATTACAAATTTTTTACGCTGCGGCCCAGACACTTAATTTTACCAAGGCCGGCCTAAAACTGGGTTATGCCCAGTCCAACATCACCGGGCAAATCCGTCAGCTTGAAGACGAGCTGCAGGTGAAGTTATTTGAACGGATGGGCCGTGGTATCCAGCTCACGCACGACGGCCAAAAATTTCTTGAGAATGTAAAACATATTCTTGATCTATGCACCAAAGCCAAGGGCGAGTTTTTGCCGCAGGTTGTCCGCGGCGTCCTGAATATTGGTGCCGCCGAAACGGTTTGCGTATACCGGCTTCCCCAAATTCTGACTGAGTACCGCAAACTTTATCCCCAGGTCGAGATCCGGGTACAGACAGAAAGCTGTGAGCATTTTTTCGAATTAATCAAGGCCAGCACCATCGATGTGGCCTTAGTGCTGACCGATTCAGTCAAAGCCCCGGAAATGACGGTACGAACATTACACGACGAACAATTGACAGCAGTGGCAAGTCCCTTTCACCCGCTGGCCCGGCAGAAAAAAATTACCCCGCAGGCTTTGGCCGGTCACTGCCTGATAACGACATTGCCCGGCTGCGGCTACCGGCCTTTAATTCTGGCCATGTTTAAAGAGCAGGCGGTCAAACCTGGTGCAGTTATGGAACTATCCAGCATCGGTGCGATCAGACAGTGTACTATTTGTGGGTTAGGGATTGCGTTTTTGCCGAAAATTGCGGTCACCGACGATATCGATCGCAATAACCTGCTTGAATTGGACTGGTGCGGACCGGCGTTTAAGGTACGGACACAATTAATCTACCATCGTGAGAAATGGCTGACACCGGCGATGCGGGCCTTTATAGAACTGGCCGGCGCCAATCCCTACTCACCTGACAGCAGAGATGCCGTGTAA
- a CDS encoding LL-diaminopimelate aminotransferase yields MAVINENYLKLPGSYLFAEIAKRVATFKDDNPKANIIRLGIGDVTKPLPEAVIKGLHAAVDEMADARTFRGYGPEQGYAFLIEKIIKTDYETLGVTLAVDEVFVSDGSKSDVGNIQEIFGVNNKVAITDPVYPVYLDTNVMAGRSGQLSSGKFAGVTYLTCNAGNNFIPALPEEKVDIIYLCYPNNPTGTTLSKAELKKWVDYAKANGSIILYDAAYEAYIQEPGVPHSIYEIEGAKDVAIEFRTFSKNAGFTGTRCAFTVVPKSVMAFTADGSQYPLNSLWNRRQTTKFNGVPYIIQKGAEAVYTPEGQQQIKELISYYMANAKTIRDGLKSIGLDVFGGVNAPYIWLKTPQGYDSWSFFDKLLTDAHIVGTPGAGFGPAGEGYFRLTAFGSQESTKEAIERIKVKLSL; encoded by the coding sequence ATGGCCGTAATTAATGAAAATTATCTAAAATTGCCTGGAAGCTATTTGTTTGCTGAAATAGCAAAGCGGGTCGCAACATTCAAAGACGATAATCCCAAGGCAAATATTATCAGACTTGGGATTGGTGATGTGACCAAACCCTTGCCTGAGGCGGTAATTAAAGGACTGCATGCTGCGGTTGACGAAATGGCTGATGCCAGAACCTTCCGCGGCTATGGCCCGGAGCAAGGCTATGCCTTTTTGATAGAAAAAATTATTAAAACCGACTACGAGACACTGGGCGTAACCCTTGCTGTTGACGAAGTTTTCGTAAGCGACGGCTCTAAGAGCGATGTCGGCAATATCCAGGAGATTTTCGGTGTTAATAACAAAGTGGCCATTACTGACCCGGTATATCCAGTGTATCTGGACACCAATGTTATGGCTGGCCGCTCCGGTCAGCTCAGCAGCGGCAAATTTGCCGGTGTAACCTATCTGACCTGCAATGCCGGCAACAATTTTATCCCCGCCCTGCCTGAGGAAAAAGTGGATATTATTTACCTCTGCTATCCTAATAATCCGACCGGCACCACCTTGTCCAAGGCCGAATTGAAGAAATGGGTCGATTATGCCAAGGCCAATGGGTCCATCATTCTTTATGACGCCGCTTATGAAGCCTATATTCAGGAACCGGGAGTGCCTCATAGTATTTATGAGATCGAGGGTGCCAAGGACGTGGCCATTGAGTTTAGAACCTTCTCCAAAAATGCCGGCTTTACCGGCACCCGCTGCGCCTTTACGGTAGTGCCGAAAAGCGTTATGGCCTTTACTGCCGATGGCAGTCAATACCCCTTAAACAGCCTGTGGAACCGCCGTCAGACCACCAAATTTAACGGTGTCCCCTACATAATTCAAAAAGGGGCCGAAGCCGTATATACTCCGGAAGGCCAACAGCAGATCAAAGAGCTGATCAGCTATTACATGGCTAATGCCAAAACCATCCGCGACGGCTTAAAGAGCATTGGCCTGGATGTTTTCGGCGGGGTCAATGCTCCGTATATCTGGCTTAAAACACCCCAAGGCTATGACTCCTGGTCCTTCTTCGACAAGCTCCTGACAGATGCCCACATCGTCGGTACCCCGGGCGCCGGCTTCGGTCCGGCCGGCGAGGGTTATTTCCGGCTTACCGCTTTCGGCAGCCAGGAGAGTACTAAGGAAGCGATTGAGCGGATTAAAGTCAAGTTAAGTTTGTAA
- a CDS encoding efflux RND transporter periplasmic adaptor subunit, whose protein sequence is MICVKKFSRKYRLLTVFSALLLPLALLAASSCNLLPASFLQQYLPPRPPASLTAVPVSTINKSIQLVRPGTVETTALVPVIAELAGYLSELYVTEGQAVKAGQPLLKLRPAAEPAAAPAGQDAQSNYEQALREFNRDQKLYEIGAIPKRQLELATAKLQQAKAGVTASPNTLPAAGTTFNAPVSGIVSGLPVPGKTVQAGQQLLVLGSGQEVEVVVQLNQNDLYLVHLGTPVTVEAGQQPIPGQVARIYPQVTDNQIPAFLAHLALTPPPAGLLQPGMSVTVRIDTGAAATVPAVPSSAIVRDDQGQSFIYLAANGKAVRQQITTGETSGELTEITSALPPESMVIAAPADEISDGAAITVIQ, encoded by the coding sequence ATGATCTGTGTGAAAAAATTTTCCCGCAAGTATCGCCTGCTCACGGTATTCAGTGCCCTGTTGCTTCCCCTGGCGCTCCTGGCAGCAAGCAGCTGCAATCTGCTGCCGGCCTCATTTTTGCAGCAGTACCTGCCTCCCCGCCCGCCTGCCAGCCTAACAGCGGTACCTGTTAGTACGATAAATAAGTCAATCCAGCTCGTCCGGCCCGGCACGGTCGAAACCACGGCCCTTGTCCCGGTCATTGCCGAACTCGCCGGTTACCTCAGTGAGCTATATGTAACAGAAGGCCAGGCCGTTAAAGCCGGCCAGCCGCTGCTTAAGCTCCGGCCAGCGGCCGAACCGGCAGCAGCGCCAGCCGGGCAGGACGCCCAGAGTAATTATGAACAGGCCTTGAGAGAATTTAACCGTGATCAGAAACTATACGAAATCGGGGCAATCCCCAAGCGGCAGCTGGAGCTTGCCACTGCCAAACTCCAACAGGCGAAAGCCGGTGTAACCGCGTCGCCGAATACACTGCCGGCTGCCGGCACCACCTTCAACGCCCCGGTCAGCGGCATCGTATCCGGTCTGCCTGTTCCCGGAAAAACGGTGCAGGCCGGGCAACAGCTGCTCGTTTTAGGGAGTGGCCAGGAAGTGGAGGTTGTGGTTCAGCTTAACCAGAATGACTTGTATCTGGTCCATTTAGGCACACCGGTTACGGTAGAGGCCGGGCAACAGCCAATACCAGGGCAGGTTGCCCGCATCTATCCCCAAGTCACAGACAACCAAATCCCGGCCTTCCTGGCCCACCTTGCTCTCACCCCGCCCCCGGCCGGCTTACTCCAGCCCGGCATGTCGGTTACGGTTCGCATCGACACAGGCGCCGCTGCCACCGTACCTGCCGTTCCCTCCTCCGCCATAGTCCGGGACGATCAGGGGCAAAGCTTTATTTACCTCGCGGCCAACGGCAAAGCGGTGCGCCAGCAAATAACAACGGGGGAAACAAGCGGCGAGTTAACAGAAATAACCTCCGCCCTCCCGCCGGAAAGTATGGTTATAGCTGCCCCTGCGGACGAAATAAGCGATGGTGCTGCCATCACCGTAATTCAATAA
- a CDS encoding LysR family transcriptional regulator, with protein sequence MNLQDMQYFLAIIEEGSITAAAKRLHIAQPPLSRQMKQLEAQLGVQLFERGRRRIKVTEAGNLLRHRAEQILELTTNTIRELKEFDTGVRGTLSIGAVTSSWVTLLPDLIHTFRDRYPHVRFRLREGESRRITELLDKGIVDLGMVRVPVDTEVYESIELPKEPLIIAFRSGYSSLGDGDKPEVNLAELAGKPLMIHRKYKHMLTEHCHQAGFTPEILCESDDVLPLLAWATAAIGIAVVPRSAVSLVPSADLLTKVIVNPALETAAALIWVRNRFLSATARHFLSLFTSLQG encoded by the coding sequence ATGAATCTTCAAGACATGCAGTATTTCCTGGCTATTATCGAAGAGGGGAGTATCACCGCAGCCGCCAAGAGGCTGCATATCGCCCAGCCGCCGCTAAGCAGGCAAATGAAACAACTGGAAGCCCAGCTTGGCGTGCAGCTGTTTGAACGGGGCCGGCGCCGGATAAAAGTCACCGAAGCCGGCAATCTGCTGCGGCACCGGGCGGAGCAGATACTGGAATTAACTACTAATACCATCCGGGAATTAAAGGAGTTTGACACCGGCGTGCGCGGAACCCTGTCAATCGGCGCCGTTACCTCCTCCTGGGTCACACTTTTGCCTGATCTGATCCACACCTTCCGGGACCGCTACCCCCATGTGCGCTTTCGCCTGCGGGAGGGGGAAAGCCGGCGGATTACCGAGCTGCTGGACAAAGGCATCGTTGATCTGGGCATGGTACGGGTTCCGGTTGACACGGAAGTCTATGAATCGATTGAACTGCCCAAGGAGCCGCTTATTATTGCCTTCCGGTCCGGTTACAGCAGCCTTGGCGACGGCGATAAGCCGGAGGTTAATCTGGCCGAGCTGGCGGGTAAACCGTTAATGATTCACCGCAAATACAAACACATGCTAACCGAGCACTGCCACCAGGCTGGTTTTACACCTGAAATTCTTTGTGAAAGCGACGATGTTCTGCCCCTGTTAGCCTGGGCCACCGCCGCTATCGGTATAGCCGTCGTCCCGCGCTCGGCCGTAAGTCTCGTGCCCAGCGCCGACCTGCTGACCAAAGTAATCGTCAACCCGGCCCTGGAAACAGCGGCGGCCCTCATCTGGGTTCGCAACCGCTTTCTCTCCGCAACGGCCCGGCATTTTTTATCCTTATTTACTTCCCTGCAGGGATAA
- a CDS encoding M23 family metallopeptidase, giving the protein MRIRQMISASKRKAGKRWIKHIAVRWVLPLAVVFSIVLAGRAANDQQPLSAVSGPAVGVESDRYSGGRQVEAVESMARSNDRLANKPTIWPTSGAVTSGFGGRSSPGGIGSEVHPGIDIANNAGTPVVATADGVVARSEWSDGYGNVVQIDHGEGISTIYGHNSRLVVTVGQRVSKGQIIAYLGSTGKSTGPHVHYEVRVKGTAVDPLRFLVL; this is encoded by the coding sequence ATGCGCATTCGACAAATGATAAGTGCTAGTAAGCGGAAGGCCGGCAAACGGTGGATAAAACATATTGCTGTCAGATGGGTGCTCCCGCTGGCAGTGGTATTTAGTATAGTTCTGGCAGGCCGCGCGGCCAATGATCAGCAGCCATTAAGTGCTGTCAGTGGGCCGGCAGTAGGGGTGGAATCTGACCGGTATAGTGGCGGCAGGCAGGTCGAGGCTGTTGAAAGCATGGCGAGGAGTAATGACCGCTTAGCGAATAAGCCTACGATTTGGCCAACAAGCGGCGCCGTTACCTCCGGCTTTGGCGGCCGCAGTTCGCCGGGGGGCATTGGCAGTGAAGTGCATCCGGGCATTGATATTGCCAACAATGCCGGTACACCGGTGGTTGCTACCGCAGACGGCGTGGTTGCCCGCAGCGAGTGGTCTGACGGCTATGGCAATGTTGTTCAGATCGATCATGGCGAGGGTATTTCGACCATTTACGGTCATAATTCACGCCTGGTGGTAACTGTTGGGCAAAGGGTCAGCAAGGGCCAGATTATTGCTTATCTTGGCAGTACCGGGAAAAGTACAGGGCCCCATGTTCATTATGAAGTCAGAGTAAAGGGGACGGCTGTGGATCCCCTGCGCTTTTTGGTGTTATAA
- a CDS encoding sodium:solute symporter family protein has product MNFTTIHLVGFLVTIIAVFAVGLYSARRVQSAEAFSLGGRSAGPALVSGTIAGTIIGGAATIGTTQLAYSAGLSAWWFTLGSGIGFLVMGFFYASPLRNTGLETISQYLVLNYGRPIGPLTSIISSVGIFFSIVASSLAGIHLLTTLFGLGSWQAAVVTVLLVAAYVFWGGLQGTGLSGLMKVGIIYVTLFSAGWYALQFLQQMPSLTAVFPSPVWFSLFGTDIWGGLGNVFSLIVGIICTQTYIQAIFAARDSQTALIGTCTAAVITIPVGLPSVAIGMFMRVNYPDILPIDALPMYLLHHMPAWLGGIGLAGLLISVVGSIAGLLLGIATMVARDIFHGVFGVSGNRSLLWINRGTIVVIATGAMLTALANLQSFVLSWNYLSMALRGAGVFLPLTLAVFLPGVLKRKWAISSMLVSTLFSIAGYSLLALSVNPLYTGIAASLSVILAGSFFSWFTQRKHILE; this is encoded by the coding sequence ATGAATTTTACTACGATACACCTGGTGGGCTTTTTGGTTACCATTATAGCCGTGTTTGCGGTTGGTCTTTATTCGGCGCGCCGTGTACAGTCGGCAGAAGCATTTAGTCTTGGCGGGCGTTCCGCCGGACCGGCCCTGGTATCGGGAACTATTGCCGGCACAATTATTGGCGGTGCCGCTACCATCGGCACGACCCAGCTGGCCTATTCAGCCGGCTTGTCAGCCTGGTGGTTTACCCTGGGGTCCGGTATCGGTTTTTTAGTGATGGGTTTTTTTTATGCCAGCCCCTTGCGGAATACCGGGCTGGAGACGATCTCGCAGTATCTTGTCCTGAACTATGGGCGGCCCATCGGGCCTTTGACAAGTATAATTTCCTCTGTCGGCATTTTCTTCAGCATCGTGGCCAGCAGTCTGGCCGGCATTCATTTGTTGACAACCCTTTTTGGGCTGGGGTCCTGGCAGGCGGCCGTGGTTACCGTGCTGCTGGTAGCGGCTTATGTTTTCTGGGGGGGCCTGCAGGGAACCGGCCTATCGGGGCTGATGAAGGTGGGCATCATTTATGTTACCCTGTTTTCCGCCGGCTGGTATGCCTTGCAGTTTTTGCAGCAGATGCCAAGCCTGACTGCCGTGTTTCCCTCGCCGGTATGGTTCAGTCTGTTCGGGACTGATATCTGGGGCGGGCTGGGCAATGTGTTTTCACTGATTGTCGGCATTATCTGCACCCAGACCTATATCCAGGCGATATTTGCCGCCCGTGACTCGCAGACGGCCCTGATCGGCACCTGTACAGCGGCAGTGATAACCATTCCGGTAGGCTTGCCGTCAGTGGCCATCGGTATGTTTATGCGGGTTAACTATCCCGATATTCTGCCGATTGACGCCTTGCCGATGTATCTGCTGCACCATATGCCGGCCTGGCTTGGCGGTATTGGTCTGGCCGGGCTGCTAATCTCGGTAGTGGGCTCAATTGCCGGTCTGTTGCTGGGGATTGCCACGATGGTAGCCCGTGACATCTTTCATGGTGTGTTTGGTGTCAGCGGCAACCGCAGCTTACTCTGGATTAACCGCGGCACAATTGTCGTAATCGCGACTGGGGCCATGCTGACAGCACTGGCTAATCTGCAGTCCTTTGTGTTAAGCTGGAATTACCTGTCCATGGCTTTGCGGGGGGCGGGCGTATTTTTGCCGCTCACGCTGGCCGTGTTTTTGCCGGGAGTTTTAAAGCGTAAGTGGGCGATTTCTTCCATGCTTGTAAGCACACTCTTCTCTATTGCCGGTTATTCTCTGCTGGCACTGTCGGTCAATCCGCTATATACAGGAATAGCAGCAAGCTTGTCAGTCATTTTGGCAGGGAGCTTTTTTTCCTGGTTTACCCAGCGGAAGCACATACTGGAATAG
- a CDS encoding dicarboxylate/amino acid:cation symporter, translated as MSSIQCQEPVSKKQRGFFDKLEARVPLWQQMIAGLIIGAIVGNFWPDFGKTLAPVGTAFIKSIKMIIIPLVLSAVTLGIYHMASDMRQLGKMAFVTFSWFYIATGLASLLGIALNQVFHPGIGVEMAATGVIPKDLATSINWVAFFLDMIPDNVVATAAAGKILPFLTFCIALGVALGTMKDKAKPIVDILDTLFEATIKIVNGILRVTPVAVACIIAWVFASQGKTMLIALSKLIFTLYVGLFVFGVIFMVLVALLGYNPIKMVKTIADALLLGFATCSSEPALPILLKQLEKMGIPTKIPAFCLPLGYTFNLDGSALYQSLAICFIADAYGLELTMPALATILITTLIANKGTANVPSASLVVMAVILTTIGLPAEAIAILAGVDRLMDMGRTVVNVFGNTFVALLLNRFFGNPDAPKQFNSMQA; from the coding sequence ATGAGCAGCATTCAATGTCAGGAGCCTGTAAGTAAAAAGCAAAGGGGTTTCTTTGACAAACTGGAGGCCAGGGTTCCGTTGTGGCAGCAAATGATAGCGGGGTTGATTATCGGCGCCATAGTGGGAAATTTCTGGCCAGATTTTGGCAAAACACTGGCCCCGGTGGGAACAGCATTTATAAAATCCATTAAGATGATTATCATTCCCCTGGTGTTATCGGCGGTCACTTTGGGTATTTATCATATGGCCAGCGATATGAGGCAGTTGGGGAAGATGGCATTTGTTACTTTCTCCTGGTTTTATATTGCTACCGGCCTGGCCTCGTTGCTGGGGATTGCTCTTAATCAGGTTTTTCATCCGGGAATAGGGGTAGAAATGGCGGCCACCGGTGTAATCCCCAAAGATTTGGCAACATCGATTAATTGGGTGGCGTTTTTCTTAGATATGATTCCTGATAATGTTGTGGCAACTGCCGCCGCCGGCAAAATTTTGCCCTTTTTAACCTTTTGCATTGCCTTGGGGGTGGCTCTGGGGACGATGAAGGACAAAGCCAAGCCAATTGTCGATATTCTGGACACATTATTTGAAGCGACAATAAAAATTGTCAATGGTATTTTACGGGTGACGCCAGTGGCAGTGGCCTGCATTATTGCCTGGGTTTTTGCCTCGCAGGGCAAGACGATGCTTATTGCTTTATCCAAGTTAATCTTCACTTTATATGTGGGACTGTTCGTCTTTGGCGTAATATTTATGGTACTGGTTGCCTTGCTGGGCTATAATCCGATTAAAATGGTAAAAACAATAGCCGATGCCTTATTGTTGGGTTTTGCCACCTGTTCTTCCGAGCCGGCCTTACCCATCTTGTTAAAACAGCTGGAAAAGATGGGTATCCCTACTAAGATACCGGCTTTTTGCCTGCCGCTGGGCTATACGTTTAATCTTGACGGGTCGGCTTTATATCAATCGCTGGCGATCTGCTTTATTGCTGATGCTTATGGCCTGGAGCTGACAATGCCGGCCCTGGCGACTATTCTCATTACCACTCTGATTGCCAACAAGGGGACGGCTAATGTCCCCTCAGCTTCCCTTGTCGTCATGGCCGTTATCCTGACTACGATTGGGCTGCCGGCAGAAGCGATTGCAATTCTTGCCGGTGTGGACCGCCTTATGGATATGGGCCGGACGGTCGTCAATGTATTCGGCAATACCTTTGTCGCTTTGCTGCTGAACCGGTTTTTCGGCAACCCCGACGCCCCTAAACAATTCAACTCCATGCAAGCCTAA
- a CDS encoding 3-keto-5-aminohexanoate cleavage protein has product MEKLIITIAPTGNVPTKAMTPYVPVTAAEIAKDIIACYAEGAAVAHIHARDEQEQPTCEVACFAETVKLLHAAGCPIIKQLSTGARGGKTGEARAEPLTLNPESASLATGSSNFPASINANEPRLIEYLAKVMLAKKIKPEIEVFDVAMINNAVSLQKAGLLRGPLLFNLVLGVKGSLPATAKNLFFLIDSLPADAVWSVSVIGPQHVNLSAVAIALGGHVRVGIEDNVYYTKGVLATNRALVERIVTIAKSIGRGLATPADVKRIWGIAAL; this is encoded by the coding sequence ATGGAAAAATTAATTATTACAATTGCCCCGACCGGCAATGTGCCAACCAAAGCTATGACACCTTATGTCCCGGTAACGGCGGCGGAAATAGCCAAGGATATTATCGCCTGCTATGCAGAGGGGGCTGCTGTTGCCCACATCCACGCCCGGGATGAGCAAGAGCAGCCTACTTGTGAGGTTGCCTGTTTTGCCGAAACGGTGAAGCTCCTCCATGCGGCCGGCTGCCCGATTATCAAACAGCTTTCCACCGGCGCCCGGGGCGGCAAGACTGGTGAAGCCCGGGCCGAGCCGCTGACGCTGAACCCTGAATCAGCCAGCCTGGCGACAGGGTCTTCTAATTTTCCGGCCAGTATTAACGCTAACGAGCCCAGGCTTATTGAATATTTGGCAAAGGTTATGCTGGCTAAAAAAATTAAACCGGAAATTGAAGTGTTTGATGTGGCGATGATTAACAACGCCGTCAGCTTGCAAAAGGCCGGGCTGTTGCGAGGGCCGCTGCTATTCAACCTGGTCCTAGGGGTAAAGGGATCTTTGCCGGCTACTGCGAAAAATTTATTTTTTCTCATTGACAGCTTGCCGGCTGATGCTGTCTGGAGTGTCTCTGTTATTGGGCCGCAGCATGTCAATTTGTCAGCGGTGGCGATCGCTTTAGGCGGCCATGTCCGGGTCGGAATCGAGGATAATGTGTATTATACCAAAGGGGTTTTGGCAACGAATCGTGCTTTAGTTGAGCGGATTGTCACAATCGCCAAAAGTATTGGCCGGGGGCTGGCAACACCGGCAGATGTTAAAAGAATCTGGGGGATTGCCGCCTTGTAG